The Streptomyces sp. NBC_00576 genome contains the following window.
CGACCTGGTGAGGTTCTCGTGGTGATCGCAGAGGGCCACGACGGAGCGGGCGAGTCGCTTGACTCGCTCGAACTCGCCGCTCAGTCCCGCACGTTCGATCTCGTCGAGCCGACGGTGGGCTTCGCCGACACCGGCCAGCGCCGCCTTTGCCTGCACGTCGCCCTCGCGGATGTACCCGGTGAGCTGCTGGATGCGTGGGATCAGCCGCCACAGGTCGCGGTGGAAGGCGTGACCATAGCGCTGCACGTCCTCGTACCGGGGCAACGACGGTTCGTCGATGAACCGGACCGCCGAGTCGCGCATCGCCCTTGTGTGCTCTGCGTCCAGGATTTCGACTTGCCGCTTGACCGTCATACCGCCGAGCCCCCTTGCCGGAGCGTGTGCGCCAGCCTCAGGGCCACGTCCGCGCGTACACGCCCGAGCTCCACAAGACCGAGGGCGGGCGAGGCCGCGTCGACGGCGAGCGACGGGAGCACGATGCCGACCTGGTCGAGTGCCGTTCTCAGGGACTCCACGGCGGTGAAGGGGTCGATGTCTTGCGAGCTGGGTGCTTTCACCATGAACAGGACGGTAGACAGAGGGACTTGACACATACCATGCAATGTTCTCGAATGTTCTCTCAATCTGCTGAATGTTCTCGTGTGGTCTCACACGAAGGAGTGCACCCTGTAGATCGGCACAGCACGCTCGGTGAAGCTGGTGGGGACAGCACCCACACCAAGGGGAGGCGACCGTGGCACGACGACTGCGTTTCAACGGCACGGACAGCAAGAACGGCTCTTGCCCAGCCATCCACGAGGATCTCGACTCCGGGCAGGTCATCGTCCAGGGCGAGCAGCTCACCGATCTCGAGGACCTTGCCCAGCTCCGGCACTTCGGCCCCGCAGACGCGGCGGTCGTCGTACCGAGGGAACTCATCGTCAACCACGGCCCCAAGGAGATCGACCGAGTGCCCAAGTTGATCGACCTGGCCGAGTTCCGGCGGCTCTTCGAGACGTTCGAGCACACGGCCTGGCGCCTGGAGACCCGCAAGGGCTACTCATCGGACCGCGAGGACCCCACCTACGCCGAGTTCGTCGAGACCGGCGGCATCACCCTCGACTACGACGACGAGTGGTCGCAGAACATCCGCACCCAGACCGAGGCAGGCAAGACCATCGGCCGCGTGCGGATTGTCGACCAACAGCCCACCACCGGCCAGCTCTTCCTGCTCACCGACGCTCCGCGCAACGCAGCGGCCGGGGAGGACATGCGATACCTGTGGCGCAGCGACGCCGAAGCGCAGCGGCTTCCCGCCGAAGATTTCTGGATCTTCGACAGCCGGTTGATCGTCCTGCTGAACTTCGACGACGATGACGTCCTCCACGACGTCGAGGTGATCACGGAGCCTGCGGAGGTGCTCCGGTACTGCCAGGTTCGGGATGCCGCGATGCATCACGCCGTACCGTACGACCAGTTCGCGGCGCAGCTCAGCGCGAACGGATAGCGAGCGAGGCCGGTGGGCACAGACTTTCAGCAGGCCCGGGAAACTCTCGGAGTACGTCTCCGGGAACTACGGCTCTCGGCACCTGGAGGCCGGCTCACCGGCACGGACCTCGCCCAACGGCTCGGCTGGCCACACTCCAAGATCTACAAGCTGGAGAACGGCCGACAGACCGCGACCACCGAAGACCTGCGCGCATGGGCCGCAGGCGTAGGCCAACCGGAAGCCTTCGCCGAACTGGACGCGCGTCTCAAGGGCTTCGAGTCCCACATCCGCTCCTGGCGTCGTCAACTGGCTGCTGGGCACCGTCCCGTACAGGACAGCTGGAACCTTGAGGTCGGGCGGTCGAGAGCCATCTACGCCTGGGAGGAGGCCGTCGTCCCCGGCCTTCTCCAGACGGCCGACTACGCACGCCACATGTTCCTGCGGTACGCGGATCTCCAGGGTTCGGTGCGGGACACCGACGCGGCTGTCCGCGCGCGGATGAAGCGCCAGGAGTGGCTTTACGAAGGCGGCCACCGGTTCCACGCACTGGTGTGGGAAGCGGCTCTCCACGCTCTGATCTGTCCTCCGGCCGTCCTCGCCGGCCAACTCGACCGGCT
Protein-coding sequences here:
- a CDS encoding helix-turn-helix domain-containing protein produces the protein MGTDFQQARETLGVRLRELRLSAPGGRLTGTDLAQRLGWPHSKIYKLENGRQTATTEDLRAWAAGVGQPEAFAELDARLKGFESHIRSWRRQLAAGHRPVQDSWNLEVGRSRAIYAWEEAVVPGLLQTADYARHMFLRYADLQGSVRDTDAAVRARMKRQEWLYEGGHRFHALVWEAALHALICPPAVLAGQLDRLAGLIGMDTVELGIIPLSASLKIPTANGFWILDDRLVITEDWHAELWLNDADSVATYLRVWNTLRESAVYGADAHNVINRARRALNLP
- a CDS encoding DUF6415 family natural product biosynthesis protein, whose product is MTVKRQVEILDAEHTRAMRDSAVRFIDEPSLPRYEDVQRYGHAFHRDLWRLIPRIQQLTGYIREGDVQAKAALAGVGEAHRRLDEIERAGLSGEFERVKRLARSVVALCDHHENLTRSTS
- a CDS encoding DUF6879 family protein encodes the protein MARRLRFNGTDSKNGSCPAIHEDLDSGQVIVQGEQLTDLEDLAQLRHFGPADAAVVVPRELIVNHGPKEIDRVPKLIDLAEFRRLFETFEHTAWRLETRKGYSSDREDPTYAEFVETGGITLDYDDEWSQNIRTQTEAGKTIGRVRIVDQQPTTGQLFLLTDAPRNAAAGEDMRYLWRSDAEAQRLPAEDFWIFDSRLIVLLNFDDDDVLHDVEVITEPAEVLRYCQVRDAAMHHAVPYDQFAAQLSANG